TCATCACCACAACACGAATCATCATCCGAATCACCCgaatccaaaccctagttcatcaccatatCAATCATCCTTCAACCCTCTATCCATTCAATTTCTCCACCACAAACCCTAACCACCATTCCATCATTCTCCAAACTTCAAGATGATCAAGATCAAGCTTTCAATATCCGGTGATCAAGTTCTTTCGATCATGCGTGACTAATTCtaggaggtttcaccccggtgtagacttttttaagatttagggtttattatgttttggttattgttttgtgacaacttgaagtgcatttgaatcttagacaattgtcctacgttggtattgaatttgcaaattgtcgagtgaatgattaaatttgactttgtgaaatgaatacacgtatttatgccttgtcttttggtaggatttgctagtccaaagtaacgaagtgtatcatggtccgttgtttatGACGTTAatagcgattgacacctaagctttgtgatcgTGACCCGTTAATGAATTATTTCAAGTAAAGCTAATTAAAATACACAGTAACCCAAAGTCTTGCATtagttgaaaccgggtgtgagccttgttttcttattattgttcaatcaatcaattttatTTCTTGCAATTTGTTAATCATTAGTAGTTAATCCATTCAATCATTCTAGTAATTTTAATTCACAGCtttcaatcaaacaaaaatatacaaaaacaagatagcaagcttcataagttGTGACTCATATTTCAATTCAATCAAATCCactcgcaaaccacatactcttcgtggttcgaccccttgctaccactaactatttgttaagggtaatttgggactataaatattatctttgaccggagcgcgacactccgatcagtgTCAGTCCGTTATCGTTTAACGCTCAGCAGATTTGTACGCGCATTGTAAAGTGAGACAGGCGTTCCTAGGCATCCCAAGAGCCTAATTAATTTAAGTCATGCCTTAAACACTACTTATTATCGCCTTAAATATTTGTAAATCGCGTAATTAAAAGACATTAATTACTGGCTGTCACATGTTCAACGAAGCTTAATTGAGGTGTTACACCATACGTAATGGTAAAGTTGTTTGCAAACTATATGCTAACCACAAGGGGAAACACCCCACCCCCTCCCTATGTGGTTTGGGTTTGTGAGGTGAGCCTGGGTTGTGGCCACGTGggtgaaagagagagagagattggtGGGCTTTGTCCTTAGCTAACCAATTATGTTTGTTATTTTTTAATTGAGTGAATTACATGTTTTCTCCTTTATCTACATATCAAATTTCAGGCGGtatcctttgtctttaaaattgatgaggtttgtacttaacgtttcaaaatatttcacgttatgtcctttagccctaacctagTTTATTTTTTCAGTTAAATCTGATCATGTACCTTGCACATGAGAGCATTTTGGTCAATTAGCCTTttcagggaccaaatgtgtaaataACTCAAATAGCCAaccatttttacaaaataaaatcaCTATCTCCCACTTACTACCACCATCCACCCCACACTAACAGCtgccaccatccaccaccacaaGTACTTCATGTACAAGAATATCTTTGTACCAAATTAGCTTTGTAATAactttaaaaaaagttaaattctATAAAAATTGCTAACCTAATTTCAATGCAAGAGAGCCACTAAAACCTTCCACAGAAGCATTACAAATTCAAAAATTTACTCACCAATAAACAGGTTCCGTTAAATGGATTCTCACCAAGATCAAGTAAAATTAGAACTAGAAACCTAAATCGAGTAAAACTTTCTAAATTTCAGTTATAAGCAgaattaaactaaaaaaaaaaataacaagcAACAATTCAAGTTctcatcatcaaattcatcacTTGTTTCATCAACAAAATCTTTATCCATCAAGAACCCACCTTTATCCAACAAAATCAAATTCATCACATGTTTAATCACCGGAGCTGGGGTGGTGGGGCTATGTCTATGGCGGCAATGGGTTTGTTACTGACTTACTAGTGACTAAAGGTTTGACCAAATATGGTCGAATCAAACAAACCAGACTTACTGTGACTTAAGGATCGATGTGGTGGGATTGTTTCGCAAGGACAATAGATCGGAACCATGAAGCCGGCAGAGAGGATCCAGAGGTGAAAAGAGAAAAGGTTTTCGCCAGGAAACGACGTCGGTGTAAGGGGTGGTGCCGGTGGTGTTGGCAGTGATGGGGGGGCAGTGGTGTCCGTGAAGGATGATGGGTGTGGTAGGTTaaggtggaggtgatggtggtagGTGGTGCTGTGAGATAGGAGGAGAGAGTGTgtatgtttgtgtgtgtttggagagagagaaagagtagGTGGatgagtttttattttatttcctgTTTTTTAACATTATATATGCATTAGAACTGTAAAAAGACAATAATACTATTATATGAGGTCCACATTATCATATTTAACAGAAAACATTTACCAGGTTAGTgataaaggacataacttgcaagattTTAAAACGTTAAATGCAAAACTCATCAgttttaaagataaaggatacCGCCTGAAATTTGGTatataaataaaggacaaaacttgtaattcactCTTTTTAATTCTACATCCACTAATTTCACATGTCTCTCCACTACTCTATTTTACCTCATTTTTAGGCGCTGCCATGTATCGAAAAATACCAAATCACATGCCTTATGGTCTTAAAAGATAAACCAGGAAGAAAAGAAGGTTAGGCGAGTAAGGGATGAGATTTTTTTACCGAAATACTGGTATCGTACCAGTAACATACCGATGCCGTACCGTACCGATCATAAACGGTACCGGTATCGGCAATAGATTTTTCGAAATTCGGTATCGGTAAAtaacggtatcggtaccggtatttccgGTAAATATTGGTTAATATAGATTTAGCTTTCTATATACATGCTAAAAGTATTGATTGACATACTGACaaatatatatagaaaaaaataCGAGCTAAAAAATCTGAAATCCTATCACTACAAATCAGCTACAACAAACCTATTAAAAGACTATCAAAAAATACGAACATACGTAGAGTAGTTTGAATTATTTCTTTGAAGTGTAACTGCCAGTATTAttatctataatctataatataGTACATAATATCATTTATATGCTTTCATACTCATGTTCCATTGCGACCTTGGCAAAGTATTATTCTAATATACAGTTTGTTCTCGTTCAGTTTATACTATTATGAAGGTTTAGGGTAATGGATAGATAGATTGCACATGATATTTTTTTTAGGTAAAACAATTACTTTAGTTTATTTATATTACTATTCTAATATACATGATGCTATATATTACTTTAGTTCAGTTAATAATGAATGGTTGGGTTGCATATGATATTTTTTAGGTAAAACAATGGATGGCACCAAAGCGGTACCAATGTGGTAAAGTACCAAAAAACCGGTACCGATatcgataccggtaccgtaccggtaccgaatctaCGGTACAGTAATCAATATCCATATTTTCTCAATTTCGATAATGGTATTTACAATATCGGAACCGATATCATATCGATCTCATCCTAGACGAGTTATAATAGATAAACCAGGAAGAAAAGAATAGGCGAGTAGAAAGACACGAATCATCCCTAACGAGTTATAATAGATAAACCAGGAAGAAAAGAAGGTTAGGCGAGTAGAAAGACACAAGGAAAGAAAGCGCGTGGAAGATATAAAGTGTGGTCGTGTGACAGGCACGTGAGATGGGCAATATACAGAGAAGCACTGAAAGAGAACATACAAGAATCAATCCCCCCATCAATAAATTCTCCATTCTCTCATCCCATAAACCCTAGCTTCTTTCCCCATTCTTTTCTTTCCGATGTCTGCATCGATCGGAGCTGTCGTGGTGAAGGACCCTTCCCTCCACCTCAAACCGTTTACCGGATTCCGGAACAACAACACCCCCTACTCTTCCACTTATTCCCTTTTGTTAGACAAACGCATCAATCCCTTCACTTCTTCCGCTTCTCCTGCCTCTATTAGGGCTGTTTCCACGGTAATAAATCTATCGGATCTGAGATTTATACATATGTAGAGCCATACATTTGTTTTCTTACTTTTAAACAAGTatactgtatatatatatattggttggCTCTGTCTATAGAATGATATTTGTTGTTTTTGCAGCCAGTGAAGAAGGAAGCTTCTGCTGCTGAGACCAAGCGAAGTAAGGTTGAAATATTTAAGGAACAAAGCAACTATATCCGGTACCCTCTGAATGAAGAATTGCTGACCGATGCACCTAATATTAACGAGGCTGCTACCCAACTGATCAAGTTCCATGGAAGTTATCAGCAATATGACAGAGACGAGAGAGGTGGTAGGTCATACTCGTTTATGCTTCGCACAAAGAACCCCTGTGGAAAAGTTTCCAACCAACTGTACCTTGCCATGGATGATCTTGCTGATCAGTTTGGAATTGGAACTCTTCGGTTGACAACTAGACAAACGTTTCAGCTCCATGGAGTTATCAAGAAGAATCTTAAGACAGTGATGAGCACTATTATCAAAAACATGGGATCAACACTTGGTGCATGTGGTGATCTCAACAGGAATGTTCTTGCTCCTGCTGCCCCATATGTCAGGAAAGATTATCTTTTCGCACAAGAAACAGCAGACAACATCGCTGCACTCTTAACTCCCCAATCTGGATTTTATTATGACATGTGGGTGGATGGGGAGCAGTTTATGACTGCTGAACCTCCTGAAGTTGTGAAAGCGCGTAACGATAATTCTCACGGGACGAATTTTCCCGATTCGGCTGAACCTATATACGGAACTCAGTTCTTGCCAAGGAAGTTCAAAATTGCGGTTACTGTGCCTACGGATAACTCGGTTGATCTTTTCACAAACGACATTGGTGTCGTGGTTGTTACCGATGATAATGGAGACCCACAGGGTTTCAATATATACGTACGTATGCCGCTTATACTCGTGTAGTATTCTCTGTTGTGTATCTGactatttctttgtgttttttaggTTGGTGGTGGCATGGGAAGGACACATAGAGTGGAAACCACTTTTCCTCGACTAGCAGAGCCGTTGGGTTATGTCCCTAAAGAGGATATTTTGTATGCAGTGAAGGCTATTGTTGTCACACAACGAGAAAATGGTAGAAGAGATGACCGCAGATACAGTAGAATGAAGTATTTGATAGATTCATGGGGTATCGAAAAGTTCAGGTCTGTTGTTGAGCAGTACTATGGAAAGAAGTTTGAATCTCCACGAGAGTTGCCTGAGTGGGAGTTTAAAAGCTATCTGGGATGGGATGAGCAGGTGAGTTCCATCGCATTTTCGTTTGTGATATGAACTTTGTTGTCTTTTAGATTATAAGTTATGGTTTAAAATTGTTTTACCAAgttcatttttttttgaattatttGTGGCAGGGTGATGGTCGTTTGTTTTGTGGGCTCCATGTTGACAGTGGCCGGGTTAAGGGAGTAGCAAAGAAGACGTTGCGGGAAGTAATTGAGAAGTATAATTTGAATGTACGCATCACTCCAAACCAAAACATCGTCCTTTGTGATATTCGCCCCTCTTGGAAACGGCCGATAACTGTAGCTCTAGCACAAAGTGGTCTATTGGTAAGGCGTTTGTCTCCACATAGCTTTTATGCATATCTTTTGTTGAAGTCTTTAATTTTATTGAATATTACCACTCAAGTGAATAACAAATGCTCCACAAATCTCTTTTATGGGTTCCTCTTGGTTTGCAGTTTTGGTGTTTATGCTTGTTGTTTAAGATTTATAACCCTAATTTCAATTCTATGTTAATACTCTTCATTATGCAACTGGCATGGAATTATAATAGATCAACACAACTGAGTGATCGACAGTAGTACAAAGGCTtgaaatttgttttatttttgtagCCTCCAACTTATGTGGACCCCCTTAACATAACTGCAATGGCATGCCCTGCTCTTCCTCTCTGCCCTCTCGCCATAACCGAAGCCGAGCGAGGAATTCCTGATCTTCTTAAGCGTGTGCGAAGTGTATTTGAGAAGGTATTACCTTCAAGGAATGACTTTTTATCATCTCGAGTGATCCATATATTTGTTTTATATTTGGATAATGATCTTAATTAACAAGCATTGGTATTGTGATCTCAGGTTGGTCTCCCATATAATGAATCAATAGTAGTTAGAGTCACTGGTTGCCCAAATGGTTGTGCTCGGCCCTACATGGCCGAACTTGGATTAGTTGGTGATGGTCCTAATAGCTATCAGGTACCTGCTTCCTTCCATTCGTTGGtatttttttattagtttctAGAATCTGTCATTATTTCTGTTGATAAAATGCTATATCTTAAAAAAATGGAAAATTATGTTTCATAGATCTGGCTTGGGGGAACGCCGGCGCAAACTTCATTAGCCAGAACTTTCATGAACAAGGTTAAAATCCAGGACCTTGAAAAGGTTTTCGAACCTCTATTCTACAGCTGGAGATTGAAGAGGAAATCTAAAGAATCATTTGGCGACTTCACAAATCGCGTGGTCAGACACATATCTGAATAAATATTAGAGTGaatggcaaaatgggtgggttaACGGGTCAAATTGGGTATTACACATATCGTGTTGACTTGAAACAGTTTTTATTCAAAGATTTCTAATTTTAGTCACTTTACAAATTTAGATCACTTAAATATATTTCAACGGTTTTGAATAATGTGACAGGGTTTGATGCATTTAAAGTACGTTCTTGGCAACTTACGACCCGTTTCCTTTTCCTAACGGGTCAAAACATAACTTGAAAAAGTCCATATTAGTAAATGGGTCTTATTTGCCACTTTCGATATTAGAAAACTCTGAAATCTTTTTGttggtaaaaaataaaaagaatttaTGTTATATATCCAGGGGTTCGAAAAACTTGAAGAAATAGTTGGCAAGTGGGAGGGGGTACCAAAATCATCATCGCGATACTACTTGAAGCTTTTCACCGACAAGGAAACATATGAAGCTGTAGACGCACTTGCAAGGGTCGAGAATAAGAGTGCTCATCAACTTGCAATCGAGGTCATTCGTAATTATGCTGCTTCCCAGCAAAATGGCAAAAGCCAGTAATATTACCAAGCCGCAACTGGAATAAGAGTATGTTTTGTGTTTCAATTAAGCCGTTGATTCAAACCTGTTAGAATGAtcttttttttgttggttttctttATTCTGTGAGAGTAGTTATTTGATTTTTGAGTATGATCCAAATGAAATGAGGCCTACACAACAGGTTACATGATCTTGGGTCTAAGGGACATGGTTTTGATGTTGTGGTCATGTAGTTCTGGTGTTCCATATCAATAAGTTTCCAGATGTCAAAATGTGTGTTTAAGTATGTTAATATTGCCCTTTTACCCTTTTTTTTTCGAtcttgtttggttttgttttaagTTAAACTATATACCTAATAAATAAGTATCTGGTTTATTGTGTTACATTTTTGTGAGCCCAAGATTTTTTTCCCAATACTCTTATTTCACCTCTACATAttcagttttttttaattaaaaaatgtttattaaaaaagTCAAATGTATTTTACATTTACAATTTTGTGAGCCCAAGATTTTTTTTTTCCGATTCTCTTATTTCGCCTCTACATATtcagtttttaataaaaaaacgtCATATTAAAAAAAGTCAATTGTATTTTACATCTTCTTATATTCAACCTGTATAACACACGACTTTCTAACATTAATAAAATGGctaattggatttaaataatcttaATTTTCTCAATTTGgtcgataataatctcaactcagtGATTTGCTGATAATAATCCGAGCTGGTTCACTTTTAGCCGATAATAGTCTGCGTTAAAAATATTTTAACAgagttaaggttttttttttttccgaattacaaactgatgttaTAGGGCTTCTGATTAGAATGAGTATATgagttgattgatataaaatATAAAGAAGAAAATGTTGACAAATCACAATTCCATTCGAATCGATAACCACCACCATCCACCGGTGTATGGTGATGATGTAGGAATTGAAAAGGAGCAAggatggcaaaaaaaaaaaaaaaaaaagaatttgataCTAGAAGAAATCCTAAAACATTTGAGATGGGTAATGGACAAGTATTTGAGTATGAGATCGCGTATGTAGTTAGTTTTGGATATTTTTACAGGGTTGGGACTTGATACCCGAATAtgtaaatatattatataatttaaaatatattttagaaatattttGTTAAAGCTATAAATAATTTGAAATTCTTAAAACTTATTGAAGTATTAGAACAATATTTCAAGTCAATATCGAGGTGAATTAAAGGGAAATAAGCATCAACTGATAATCATTAACCACATAAGATCATAGATGAGTGTACTTGTGTATCGGAAGGCATTAAGTACCGAGTACCCAATGGGTATTACACACGATCTTATAATAAGGTATAAGACAAGAATTACCGGTACCCGTCTCATACTTGACTTCTTAGATTAGAGGTTGATGACAATCTAAAACCTCAGAGGCAAAGAGCCATGGAAATAAGATTACATGTTAATGTTAAGGGATAAGATCGAGGCAAGAGCTATGGAAATAAGATTACATGTTAATGTAAAGGGATAAGATATAAAAAGTGAATAAATGGGACTAAATCAGATTAGCATCGAGATGGATAGTCTTGACGCCAATGCTCTTTTGCCAAGTGGAAAACAAGCCAAGCCCACTTTTTAATGGaatattttatatatttgttttaaaGTTATATTTTTGGCCCCGCTTTCAGCAtgtgcatataatgtatatatgtgtgggcaatcggggggcaaaagtgaaagtgcacgaATTTTAgcattattttactaatttcgtgaaaataacgttaaaaagcgagggacggttaatcatgcatcatgtggtggcgttgatagccgaaagacaagggggtacatgcactaatcggtttttgtccaaattgttgagtgttatgtgccttatgtccaaggcttgatacaaaactactatcgagccgtaggtctcactggaagcagcctctctattcctatgggatagaggtaaggttgtctacatcttaccctactcagaccctaccttagctttgctattggtgtgatttactgagtatgatgatgatgatgatgttttaaagttatatttttaatcaaTTTATTTATCATTTAGTTTTATTTAGCTATAACTTGTgttcattaaatttaaaaaaaaaattaaatacgtAGTTGTGTTTGTTTTATTCTCAAATTTCTGAtataagttttatcagaaaagagaGTTGCATTCAAAATAATGTTTTAACTGGTGTTGTAAACTATATTGAGTACCTGTAACAATATGAATAGAATCGATAGCGAACTAACAAATCGAAACTAGTATCGGTATTCATTTTAATGGTATCCGATCAAAGTAAACGAGTGTCGATATCCTTTTTGACATATCACGACTTTATTTTTTAGGTTATATTAGATAACTTTTGTGTAGTTAAACCATTGTAAACAAACTCTTTATTTTATATAACTTAGCAGAATCGTAGCGCCCAAAACATCGCTAGGGTACCAATATTGTTTCAATACGTGTGGTTTCAATATTTTTTTTAGGTACTAAAGAAGCACCAAGTTAATCCGGAGATTAGCTTGTGGTTAATgccttgtccaaataaggctaaTCTTCTTCTAAACTCGATAAACAGCACGTCGATCCTGTAAAACAATCAACACACCGTGAAGCTCGTTACAAGGAGGAGGATAGGGGGattctccttgtaaccaccccCGACGTGAGAATAAGAACTTGCTTTGAGGATAAAAGTGTGTGTATTAAGTGAGAGAGCAAAAGAGCCGTCCTTAAACCTGGAGGTGaagttctctatttatagccgaggtgatttgtgaaggagatgggctgatgggccttggtcCTGAGatcgacaacaaggaatatccatTCTGCTTCCTCTGCCATGACCGTTAGTGATTTTACGCGAGAGGGTAGTTGGCGCACGCTGAATGGAAGTGAAGATCATGGGGCAGTGGTCGGCGCAagctgattggtgccacgtatgtGTCCTTGTGTACTCTTGTCTCTTACACGATTGTTTATCGTGCACCATGATCAAATACAACCTGTTGAGCGCCTATTGGCCCACTGTTCTGCCACTCGTACTTTTTGTACTTATCCAATGTTTCCCTGCGCTTCTTGCCCCACGCGACTTGGGTACATCCGTGCAGTCGGCCCAAGTTCAAGGAAGCCAGGTCTTTTGTTAAAGGAACTAAGTGTCAGAATTGATTTTATCCTGGTCCTGACCTTGCGCGCGACTTGGGACACACCCTTGTAGTCGGCGCGAGGTCGGGAAAGTCACCATTTTGGCTTACTTTGGGTATGGTCTCGTGGGTAACCTGAGATTAACTTATGTGATCGGTGCATGATTTAGAACCATACCCCTTCAAgcccccccagtccagtgctccTTCCATGCGTGAGGCAACTGGTTAGAGCCTTGGACTTAGAAATAAAGATTAAGTGTCTGCAGTTTGATTTGGGGTGCCGGACATCAGCGTGTGCGCTAGGGAGCTGGCACGCGTGTTGTTGTCTTGCTGCTTACACAACGTAGCTATCTAGCTTCCTACTGAAGTTATCTCTCATTTTTGCATGGCAAAACTGCGTAATTTGAAAAAAGAGCGTCTCCTAATATGTTGGTGGTGAAAGCGATGTGTGATGTGTCTGCTGACACAGTGAGGAGCATGTTGTCACTATGTCAGCGTGCCTGAAGGGatatggtcccaaaaaccttgcacAGGCGCataggaccataccacaaccttatTCCAAAAAACATCTTAAACAAGACCCTGCGCGGCCGCGCAGCGGTCCTAAACAGGATTTGGAAAGAAACAGTTCAATAATGAAGTATGGTCCCCAAAACCTTGCGCAGAAGACCATACCATAGTCTCACTTCTAGAACATCTTTAGCAAGACCGTGCGCGGCTGCGCAGTGGTCCCAAACAAGTTATGGAAGAAAACAGTCTTCGATAAACACGCGCCAGAAGAAAGGAGAAACAAATATTCAACTAACACCCTTGCGCAGGCCCGCGCAAGGGAACAGTTATACTTGAAGATAAAATCCTAAACACCTCCGCGCGTCTGAAATCGCGACTTGAATAAAAGTATCTTTTCTGTTACAACAAGATGGACACGTGGCAAGGGAATAACGGTTTACAACTGTAGATCTTCTAGAAGCCTTAGATGCTTATCGTGCACAGCCATTCGGCTATAACTGAAGATGACGTGGCATAATCTTAGACGCTCATCTAAATCACGATGATGGCTATAACTTGGAGAAGGGTctacccaaaaccgctttccaCGTGGCAACTCCCCAACCGTTGATCAAGACCCACGATCCATGTGCGAAGATTAACGGAAGGAAAAATAACTACTAAACGGAAAAGCACTTTCCGTTACTTTCTCCGTTGCACCAATTTCCCGCCAAAACCGGCTATAAATAAGACGTTGCAGGTATGATCTCACAAGTTACTTCCACTTCACTCTCACTTTACTACTGCTTCTTCTTCCTCGAGATTactatacttattctcacgccggagggtggtcacggagagaaccccatttctccccgtggcgagtctaacggcttTCTGTTTTGCAGTGATCACCGGAGAAAGAACTCAGCCAAACCCCCGAATTAACGAGAGGATTAACCCTTTTATGCAGAGACTATACCCCTGATCTGATTGATTCCGGTTAATTCAGATCattgtttcttcattggcgcccaccgattcttCAATTTTCATTCTCATCTTCTCGTTTGATTCATCTCTTCTCATTTTCTGTTTCCTATGGCAGAAGTTCCGTCAAATTACCCGTCAAGTCCTTAATCTGTAAACAGGGACGATCCAGCTCGTGCTTTTCAGGTGGACGGAATCGTGGGGAAATCATGTAGCAACAACAAATTTCATCATGAGGAACACAGACCTGTTACCTCAGAAGTTCAATCTGGAACTCAGAATAGTCCAGATCTACTTCCGGAGGAAACTCCGTTTCATTGGTTTACCAAATTCCAAAATGCCGTGAACGAAAGTTTTGCAAAAGAACGTGTTACCCAGGTGCGATGTCCAGAGGGCCTTATTACGACTTATCGACTCTACCGACCAAAGTCACAGAGGTACACCCTCAGTCCAGCACCAGATGCGAATTCCTCTATTTCAGATCTGGGTACCAGGAGTCTCAGGCAGAACACAAATCCCAGGAGAAATTCGATAGTACAGCGTTGGGCCCATGTCCATTACAACAGTGGGACACCCAGCTCAATGATGGAAAATGTCTGAAAACACTCAGTTATACGATGCAAAATGTGGAAGACGACCACAACAACCCAAAAATCAGTACGGAACAAACGTACATGGTGCAAGGCGGACCCTCGCGCAAACAGAACAACAAACGGAGCCACAGTCAACACTGGTGTGAACAACAAGTAATCTTCCCCGTCGTACCAGGGTCCTCAAGAAGAACGACCGGTCATCATAACTGGTATCTTCGGTCATTACCATACTAATTACATGTTCATTGATCCGGGTAGTTCTATGGATATTATTTACGAACAATGTTTTAAACAATTAGACCCGGAGGACAAGGCGCGCTTGAAACCAGTCGATTTCCCTTTAACTGGTTTATGCAATGAAGCCGTCTTTCCGCTGGGTCAAATCTCCTTTCCTGTAACACTCTCGGATGGAGAGCACTCGCGCACTGTTACAGTCAATTTCATGGTTATGTCAGGTACATCACGCCATGATGTACTACTGGGAAATCGTTCACAAAGGGAGTTTAGCATGATTACCTCCATACCACATGCTGCTTGTAATTTGCCGATAGAAACCGGAGTAGCAATTTTATATTCAAGCAAAGAAGTGATGTATGTAGACGACGAGCCACCAGTAAAGGCCGCAAAGTCATCTCCATCTAATGAACCAGAGAAATGGGTACTCAACAATGAATACCCTGAGCAAACCATTCTACTAGGGCACGCCATCTCACCCGCAATCCACGCAAGATTAAAAGAACTTCTATCTGAGAATATGAATATTTTCGCATGGTCCCCAACAGACATGACCGGCGTGCTAAGAGAAATAACGGAACATTGCTTGAATGTTCGACCTTACGCAGAACCAGTAGCA
Above is a window of Helianthus annuus cultivar XRQ/B chromosome 14, HanXRQr2.0-SUNRISE, whole genome shotgun sequence DNA encoding:
- the LOC110908380 gene encoding sulfite reductase 1 [ferredoxin], chloroplastic, with the protein product MSASIGAVVVKDPSLHLKPFTGFRNNNTPYSSTYSLLLDKRINPFTSSASPASIRAVSTPVKKEASAAETKRSKVEIFKEQSNYIRYPLNEELLTDAPNINEAATQLIKFHGSYQQYDRDERGGRSYSFMLRTKNPCGKVSNQLYLAMDDLADQFGIGTLRLTTRQTFQLHGVIKKNLKTVMSTIIKNMGSTLGACGDLNRNVLAPAAPYVRKDYLFAQETADNIAALLTPQSGFYYDMWVDGEQFMTAEPPEVVKARNDNSHGTNFPDSAEPIYGTQFLPRKFKIAVTVPTDNSVDLFTNDIGVVVVTDDNGDPQGFNIYVGGGMGRTHRVETTFPRLAEPLGYVPKEDILYAVKAIVVTQRENGRRDDRRYSRMKYLIDSWGIEKFRSVVEQYYGKKFESPRELPEWEFKSYLGWDEQGDGRLFCGLHVDSGRVKGVAKKTLREVIEKYNLNVRITPNQNIVLCDIRPSWKRPITVALAQSGLLPPTYVDPLNITAMACPALPLCPLAITEAERGIPDLLKRVRSVFEKVGLPYNESIVVRVTGCPNGCARPYMAELGLVGDGPNSYQIWLGGTPAQTSLARTFMNKVKIQDLEKVFEPLFYSWRLKRKSKESFGDFTNRVGFEKLEEIVGKWEGVPKSSSRYYLKLFTDKETYEAVDALARVENKSAHQLAIEVIRNYAASQQNGKSQ